Proteins from one Aythya fuligula isolate bAytFul2 chromosome 11, bAytFul2.pri, whole genome shotgun sequence genomic window:
- the NEDD4 gene encoding E3 ubiquitin-protein ligase NEDD4 isoform X2 — protein MERPYTFRDFVLHPRSHKSRVKGHLRLKMTYLPKSNGSEEETTEQAEELEPGWIILDQPDAANQPQQQQQESPPLPSGWEERQDILGRTYYVNHEFRRTQWKRPTAQDNVAVADMGNMQLEAQHAFTHRRQISEDTENLDNRDSPESWEIITEDEATMYSNENPQIPLPQNNCDVQTHLAEELNTRLTTSGSSATGQSTAYMNHSGRRGSLQTYRVEEQPAHPVLLPTSSGLPPGWEERQDEKGRSYYIDHNSRTTTWIKPVVQIAVEASQLSTAQSTSVARQPQATSSDLPQQSPNQQPEMEQGFLPKGWEVRHAPNGRPFFIDHNTKTTTWEDPRLKIPAHLRRKTSLDPVDLGPLPPGWEERTHTDGRVFFINHNTKKTQWEDPRLQNVAITGPAVPYSRDYKRKYEFFRKKLKKQSDIPNRFEMKIHRTTILEDSYRRIIAVKRADFLKARLWIEFDGEKGLDYGGVAREWFFLLSKEMFNPYYGLFEYSATDNYTLQINPNSGLCNEDHLSYFKFIGRVAGMAVYHGKLLDAFFIRPFYKMMLQKPITLHDMESVDSEYYNSLRWILENDPAELDLRFIVDEELFGQTHQHELKSGGSEIVVTNKNKRDYIHLVIQWRFVSRVQKQMAAFKEGFFELIPQDLIKIFDENELELLMCGLGDVDVADWKLHTKYKNGYNVNHQVIQWFWKAVLMMDSEKRIRLLQFVTGTSRVPMNGFAELYGSNGPQLFTVEQWGTPEKLPRAHTCFNRLDLPPYDSFEDLWDKLLLAIENTQGFDGVD, from the exons ATGGAGAGACCATATACATTTAGGGATTTTGTTCTTCATCCAAGAAG CCATAAGTCAAGAGTTAAAGGCCACCTTAGATTAAAAATGACTTACCTACCTAAAAGCAATGGATCTGAAGAAGAAACCACAGAACAGGCCGAAGAATTGGAG CCTGGGTGGATTATATTGGACCAACCGGATGCTGCTAACCAgccacaacagcagcagcaggaatctCCTCCACTGCCTTCAGGCTGGGAAGAAAGGCAAGACATCCTCGGCAGGACCTATTATGTCAATCATGAATTCAGGAGAACACAGTGGAAAAGACCAACTGCTCA gGACAATGTAGCTGTTGCAGATATGGGTAACATGCAGTTGGAAGCCCAGCATGCATTCACTCATCGGCGACAGATATCAGAGGATACTGAAAATCTAGACAACAGAGATTCCCCTGag agCTGGGAAATTATAACTGAAGATGAGGCAACAATGTATAGCAATGAGAACCCTCAAATACCTCTCCCACAGAATAATTGTGATGTACAGACTCATCTTGCAGAAGAGTTGAATACCAGACTTACTACCTCTGGAAGTTCAGCTACTGGCCAGTCAACAGCCTACATG AACCATTCTGGCAGAAGAGGTAGTCTGCAAACATACCGAGTTGAAGAGCAACCTGCACATCCAGTG TTACTGCCTACTTCGTCTGGATTACCCCCAGGCTGGGAAGAAAGACAAGATGAAAAAGGAAGGTCATACTATATAGATCACAATTCTAGAACTACTACTTGGATAAAACCAGTTGTACAG ATTGCTGTGGAAGCGAGTCAGTTGTCAACTGCACAAAGTACTTCTGTAGCAAGACAACCACAAGCAACATCAAGTGATTTACCACAACAGTCTCCTAATCAGCAGCCTGAAATGGAGCAAGGTTTTCTCCCTAAGGGCTGGGAAGTTCGACATGCACCCAATGGGAGACCATTCTTTATTGACCACAACACCAAAACTACAACATGG gaAGATCCAAGACTGAAAATTCCTGCTCATCTGAGGAGAAAAACTTCCTTAGATCCAGTAGATCTAGGGCCATTACCA CCAGGTTGGGAAGAGAGAACTCACACAGATGGAAGAGTATTCTTCATAAACCACA atacaaagaaaacacaatgggAGGATCCTCGACTGCAGAATGTGGCAATAACTGGACCA gctgTGCCTTACTCCAGAGACTATAAGAGGAAATATgagttcttcagaaagaaattgaagaaacaG AGTGATATTCCAAAcagatttgaaatgaaaattcatcGCACAACAATCCTTGAGGATTCTTATAGAAGAATTATAGCTGTAAAGAGAGCAGATTTCCTTAAAGCAAGACTCTGGATTGAATTTGATGGTGAAAAAGGTTTAGACTACGGAGGAGTAGCCAGGGAATGgttcttccttctctctaaGGAAATGTTTAATCCTTATTATGGATTGTTCGAATATTCAGCTAC AGATAACTATACTCTGCAGATCAACCCAAACTCTGGACTCTGCAATGAAGATCATCTCTCATATTTCAAGTTTATAGGTCGAGTAGCTGGAATGGCTGTTTATCATGGCAAACTTTTGGATg ccttttttattcGTCCGTTTTACAAGATGATGCTACAAAAACCAATAACACTTCATGATATGGAGTCTGTG gaTAGTGAATATTACAATTCTCTGAGATGGATTCTTGAAAATGATCCAGCAGAGCTGGACCTTAGATTTATAGTTGATGAAGAACTTTTTGGACAG ACCCATCAACATGAACTGAAAAGTGGTGGATCAGAAATAGTTGTAACCAACAAGAACAAGAGAGACTATATTCA tcttgTAATACAGTGGAGATTTGTGAGCAGAGTACAGAAACAAATGGCAGCCTTTAAAGAG GGCTTTTTTGAACTAATACCTCAGGATCTGATTaaaatttttgatgaaaatgagCTGGAG TTGTTAATGTGTGGACTGGGAGATGTGGATGTGGCTGATTGGAAACtacatacaaaatacaaaaatggcTACAATGTAAACCATCAAGTAATACAGTGGTTCTGGAAG GCAGTCTTAATGATGGACTCTGAAAAGAGAATAAGATTACTGCAATTTGTTACTGGCACATCACGTGTACCTATGAATGGGTTTGCTGAGCTGTATG GTTCAAATGGACCACAACTGTTTACAGTTGAACAGTGGGGTACCCCAGAAAAACTGCCAAGAGCTCATACCTG ctttaatcGCTTGGATTTGCCTCCTTATGACTCCTTTGAAGATTTATGGGATAAACTTCTTCTAGCGATTGAAAATACTCAGGGTTTTGATGGGGTTGATTAA